The following are encoded together in the Arcticibacterium luteifluviistationis genome:
- a CDS encoding copper homeostasis protein CutC, translating into MTIETEICCFSLASALVAHNLSATRIELCGGFLEGGITPSQGLIQLVLEKTSPKTFVMIRPRGGDFCYTDSEVLTIYNEINAIKKLNPAGFVFGALSADGSVDIELCEKVISWAKPFPVTFHRAFDQCKDAVKSLDEIIELGFERILTSGLKNSALEGLPLLEELKVKGQGKIQIMAGAGVNAENVEAFVNAGLEAVHFTAKDWVTSPMSVSEVSMQSGTLPDDLGRYETSMEKAKVLFDLIYSKNR; encoded by the coding sequence ATGACAATCGAAACCGAAATTTGCTGTTTCTCCTTAGCGTCTGCCTTAGTCGCTCATAATTTATCTGCTACCAGAATTGAGCTTTGCGGCGGATTTTTAGAAGGAGGCATTACACCATCCCAGGGTTTAATCCAATTGGTTTTAGAAAAAACCTCTCCTAAAACTTTTGTTATGATTAGACCACGCGGTGGCGATTTTTGCTATACCGATTCCGAAGTGCTTACTATATATAACGAAATTAACGCAATAAAAAAACTAAATCCGGCAGGTTTTGTTTTCGGTGCTTTATCGGCGGATGGTTCTGTGGATATTGAGCTTTGTGAAAAAGTTATTTCATGGGCAAAACCCTTTCCTGTGACTTTCCATAGGGCTTTTGACCAATGTAAAGATGCTGTTAAAAGTTTGGATGAAATTATTGAACTAGGCTTTGAAAGAATACTGACTTCAGGACTAAAAAACTCGGCTTTGGAAGGTTTGCCTTTATTGGAAGAATTGAAAGTTAAAGGACAAGGTAAAATCCAAATTATGGCAGGAGCTGGAGTTAATGCTGAAAATGTGGAGGCTTTTGTCAACGCAGGTTTAGAAGCGGTGCATTTTACCGCTAAAGATTGGGTAACTAGCCCTATGAGTGTATCGGAAGTTTCAATGCAGTCGGGTACATTGCCTGATGACTTAGGAAGGTATGAGACGTCAATGGAAAAAGCTAAAGTGCTTTTTGACTTGATTTATTCGAAGAATAGGTAA
- a CDS encoding DUF2795 domain-containing protein, translating to MYWTLELVSYLEDAPWPASKDELIDFSIRSGAPNEVMENLSELEDDGQPFENIEEIWPDYPTKDDFFFNEDEY from the coding sequence ATGTACTGGACTTTAGAATTAGTTTCTTATTTAGAAGACGCCCCTTGGCCAGCTTCAAAGGATGAGTTGATTGACTTTTCAATTCGCTCTGGAGCACCTAATGAGGTGATGGAAAACCTATCTGAATTAGAAGATGATGGTCAGCCTTTCGAAAATATCGAAGAAATATGGCCTGACTACCCAACGAAAGATGACTTCTTCTTTAATGAAGATGAATATTAG
- a CDS encoding DUF4440 domain-containing protein — protein MKKIIALSFCFALSFQTYAQEVGIIMGTARDLVKEDVEDGLIRLKNMGVKYIEGAGNRTMPNEEYKALLDKHGFQTIAGGTSFEQLQDPEKIKDIIKNLKFFGAEYAVCYWIPHNGNDFTLEDMKKGVAVFNKAGKQFAEAGLSFLYHAHGYEFRPYDGEGTMYDYMMANTDPRYVNVEMDVFWMRNPGQDPAALMRKYPNRIPVTHLKDRMIGSVDNLDGRQDKQRNVVLGTGDVNIAEVMKAAKEIGVKYHFIEDESARADVQLPMHLAFLRTQDLAVKAIDQSVIKLHKAMVNADSANLAYLTCEELTYGHSSGKIEGRKSFINSLTSGESDFVTLDFGTPDITVKGDVAWVRSTLNADVVDGGKPNTIALKILYVWTKEQGYWKLLARQAVK, from the coding sequence ATGAAAAAAATCATTGCATTATCTTTTTGCTTTGCCCTTAGTTTTCAAACCTACGCACAGGAAGTTGGCATAATCATGGGAACCGCCCGTGACTTAGTCAAAGAAGATGTAGAAGACGGCCTTATCAGGCTAAAAAATATGGGCGTTAAATATATAGAAGGTGCCGGAAACCGCACTATGCCTAATGAAGAATACAAAGCACTCCTTGACAAACATGGCTTTCAGACAATAGCTGGAGGCACCTCTTTTGAGCAACTCCAAGACCCTGAAAAGATTAAAGACATCATTAAAAACCTAAAGTTTTTTGGTGCAGAATATGCTGTATGTTATTGGATTCCCCATAATGGCAACGACTTCACTCTTGAAGACATGAAAAAGGGTGTTGCTGTTTTTAACAAAGCAGGAAAACAATTTGCGGAAGCAGGCTTATCCTTTTTATATCACGCTCATGGCTACGAGTTTAGACCTTATGATGGAGAAGGCACCATGTATGATTATATGATGGCCAATACCGACCCAAGGTATGTGAACGTAGAAATGGATGTTTTTTGGATGCGTAATCCTGGTCAAGACCCAGCCGCCCTTATGAGGAAATATCCGAATAGAATTCCAGTTACACACCTAAAAGACAGAATGATAGGATCCGTAGATAATTTAGACGGACGCCAAGACAAACAAAGAAATGTGGTATTAGGAACTGGCGATGTCAACATAGCAGAAGTGATGAAGGCTGCTAAAGAAATTGGTGTCAAATATCACTTTATAGAAGATGAATCTGCAAGAGCAGATGTGCAATTACCTATGCATCTTGCTTTTTTAAGAACACAAGACCTTGCTGTAAAAGCTATTGACCAGTCTGTGATAAAACTTCATAAAGCCATGGTAAATGCAGACTCTGCAAATTTGGCTTATCTAACTTGCGAAGAACTTACTTATGGACACTCTAGTGGTAAAATAGAAGGGCGAAAATCTTTTATTAATAGTTTGACTAGTGGCGAGTCCGACTTTGTGACCTTAGACTTTGGAACACCAGACATTACCGTAAAGGGCGACGTAGCTTGGGTAAGAAGCACCTTAAATGCCGACGTAGTAGATGGAGGAAAACCTAACACCATTGCCCTTAAGATACTTTATGTCTGGACCAAAGAGCAAGGCTACTGGAAATTACTGGCTAGGCAGGCCGTGAAATAA
- a CDS encoding ThuA domain-containing protein, with product MNKWLKRIGIVVGSLLLLGALFIGYFMFRVTKGMPFFETEVPNIEFAEGKKSILLFSKANGFVHGDAIDAGKRVFNQMATENDWFIYQTDEAGVFNKEQLAKFDAVIWNNVSGQVLTEEQRADFSNYLENGGGLLGIHAAGDFSHHWQWYYDHILGTTFSHHPLKPQLQEATIHLEASADSLTKTLLPASLDLKEEWYIFNEDPREMGANVLYAMDGEKIIPNGNLLWIKDKDWGMGAFHPNVWSMDVKQGKAFYVAPGHTAATFENADYVKVLKYGLDLVSRTN from the coding sequence ATGAATAAGTGGCTGAAAAGAATTGGAATCGTTGTTGGTAGTTTGCTGCTCTTGGGAGCTTTATTTATAGGGTATTTTATGTTCCGAGTTACCAAGGGAATGCCATTTTTTGAAACAGAAGTTCCCAATATTGAATTTGCCGAAGGTAAAAAATCAATTCTCCTTTTTTCAAAGGCTAATGGCTTTGTACACGGCGATGCTATTGACGCAGGAAAGAGGGTTTTCAATCAAATGGCCACCGAGAATGATTGGTTTATTTACCAAACAGACGAAGCTGGTGTTTTCAATAAAGAGCAATTGGCTAAGTTTGACGCCGTGATTTGGAACAATGTTTCTGGTCAAGTTTTGACAGAAGAGCAGCGTGCAGACTTTTCTAATTATCTAGAAAATGGTGGTGGCTTACTTGGCATTCATGCCGCGGGAGATTTTTCTCACCATTGGCAGTGGTATTATGACCACATTTTAGGAACTACATTTTCGCATCATCCACTTAAACCGCAGCTTCAAGAGGCTACCATTCATTTGGAAGCTAGTGCAGATAGTTTGACTAAAACTCTTTTGCCAGCCAGTCTTGACTTAAAAGAAGAGTGGTATATTTTTAATGAAGACCCAAGAGAAATGGGAGCAAATGTGCTTTACGCCATGGATGGCGAGAAGATAATTCCTAACGGAAACCTCCTTTGGATTAAAGACAAAGACTGGGGCATGGGAGCGTTTCACCCAAATGTTTGGTCTATGGATGTAAAGCAAGGCAAAGCATTTTATGTAGCCCCTGGTCATACAGCGGCTACATTTGAAAATGCTGATTATGTCAAAGTTTTGAAATATGGCCTAGACCTAGTTTCTAGAACCAACTAA
- the blaOXA gene encoding class D beta-lactamase — protein MKNIAFLLAIASLITACSTSTKESTEEKEVVNADFQSIIDSSLIKGSILIFDANKSTYYSNDFKWAKKGFIPASTFKIANSINALENEIVENDSSMFYWDGEPKFLKSWEQDMNFYQAYQRSCVPCYQEIARKTGADKMHATLDKIGYPGMIFDSTNVDDFWLEGDSKISQYEQIIFLRRLANKELPISEHSYDIMNKIMVLKETENYTLYGKTGWAVQNENNIGWFVGFAKTKGNTYFLATNVAPTEALNIDDFVRLRMEVCLKALEGLISNASEK, from the coding sequence ATGAAAAACATCGCTTTCCTACTGGCTATCGCTAGCCTTATTACCGCTTGCAGCACATCTACAAAAGAATCAACTGAAGAAAAAGAAGTAGTGAATGCAGACTTTCAGTCAATCATTGATTCATCGCTTATCAAAGGCTCTATCTTAATATTCGACGCTAACAAAAGCACTTATTATTCCAATGATTTTAAATGGGCAAAGAAGGGGTTTATACCTGCATCTACCTTCAAAATAGCCAATTCTATAAATGCTTTAGAAAACGAGATTGTAGAAAATGATAGTTCTATGTTTTACTGGGATGGCGAACCCAAGTTTTTGAAATCATGGGAGCAAGACATGAATTTTTATCAGGCATACCAACGCTCTTGTGTGCCGTGCTACCAAGAAATTGCGAGAAAAACTGGAGCTGATAAAATGCATGCTACGCTAGATAAAATCGGATATCCAGGGATGATTTTTGACAGTACTAATGTTGATGATTTCTGGTTAGAAGGAGATTCTAAAATATCGCAGTATGAGCAAATTATCTTTTTAAGAAGGCTTGCCAATAAAGAGCTTCCTATTTCGGAACACAGCTATGATATCATGAATAAAATCATGGTTTTAAAAGAAACCGAAAACTATACACTTTACGGAAAAACAGGTTGGGCAGTACAAAACGAGAATAACATTGGCTGGTTCGTAGGCTTTGCCAAAACCAAGGGTAATACTTATTTCTTAGCCACAAATGTAGCTCCTACAGAGGCTTTAAACATAGATGACTTTGTGCGTTTAAGAATGGAAGTATGCTTAAAGGCATTAGAAGGTTTAATTTCTAATGCCTCTGAAAAGTAG
- a CDS encoding 2-isopropylmalate synthase: MSKQIFIFDTTLRDGEQVPGCQLNIDEKVMIAKRLDELGVDIIEAGFPVSSPGDFKSVEAVSKVVQNATVCGLTRAVKNDIEVAAEALKHAKRPRIHTGIGSSDIHIKHKFNSNRDGILERAVDAVKYAKIFVEDVEFYAEDAGRADLEFLARLTEAVIKAGATVVNLPDTTGYLLPTVMYERISYLMNNVPNVDKAILSMHCHNDLGMATANTIAGVQAGARQVEVTINGIGERAGNTSLEEVAMTLKVHKELDCYTNIKSEMLYPLSKLVEDTMRMPVQSNKAIVGRNAFAHSSGIHQDGFLKNAENYEIMTPQSVGVDKSDIVLTARSGRHALRHRLAILGFNIAKNEADGIYNEFLELADRIKEVNDKDLVDLMKELVVEV, from the coding sequence ATGAGCAAGCAGATATTTATTTTTGATACCACATTGCGTGATGGTGAGCAGGTTCCAGGTTGTCAATTAAACATTGACGAAAAGGTGATGATTGCCAAAAGGCTCGATGAATTAGGTGTGGATATCATTGAAGCAGGTTTCCCTGTCTCAAGCCCAGGTGACTTTAAGTCTGTGGAGGCAGTTTCTAAGGTGGTACAAAATGCCACTGTTTGTGGATTGACAAGAGCGGTGAAAAACGATATAGAGGTAGCTGCAGAGGCATTAAAGCATGCAAAAAGGCCAAGAATTCACACAGGAATAGGGTCTTCGGATATTCATATTAAACATAAGTTTAATAGCAATCGGGATGGAATTCTAGAAAGAGCTGTGGATGCAGTAAAATATGCTAAAATCTTTGTTGAAGATGTGGAGTTTTATGCTGAAGATGCAGGAAGAGCAGATTTAGAGTTTTTGGCTCGCCTTACAGAGGCGGTTATCAAGGCAGGAGCAACTGTCGTAAACTTGCCAGATACCACAGGTTACCTTTTGCCAACGGTGATGTACGAAAGAATAAGTTATTTGATGAACAATGTTCCTAATGTAGATAAGGCTATTTTGTCAATGCATTGCCATAATGACTTAGGAATGGCTACTGCCAATACTATTGCAGGTGTTCAGGCGGGAGCCAGGCAAGTGGAGGTTACTATTAATGGAATAGGAGAAAGGGCAGGTAATACGTCTTTGGAAGAAGTGGCTATGACATTGAAGGTTCATAAAGAATTAGACTGCTATACCAATATCAAGAGTGAGATGCTTTACCCGCTCAGTAAATTGGTGGAAGATACCATGCGTATGCCGGTTCAGTCTAACAAGGCTATTGTTGGTCGTAATGCATTTGCTCATTCTTCAGGCATTCACCAAGATGGTTTCTTGAAAAATGCAGAAAATTATGAGATAATGACACCACAATCTGTAGGTGTAGATAAATCTGATATAGTTTTAACAGCGAGAAGCGGAAGGCATGCTTTGAGACACAGATTAGCAATTCTAGGATTTAATATTGCCAAGAATGAAGCTGACGGTATTTATAATGAATTCCTAGAGCTTGCAGATAGAATCAAAGAGGTAAATGATAAAGACCTTGTCGATTTAATGAAAGAGCTTGTGGTAGAGGTTTAA
- the pyk gene encoding pyruvate kinase has protein sequence MYKKTKIVATVGPASESEEMLLKLANAGVNVFRLNFSHGDHKEHLIRLERIRKINKEHNLKCAILQDLQGPKIRVGEMEGGNAGVELIEGNTFIFTNESVIGNAERVSTPYKGMYQDVKVGERILMDDGKLEVKVTAIDKDKQEVITEVVYGGLLKQKKGVNLPNTNISQPSVTDKDWKDLEFGIEQDVDWIALSFVRTAKEIIDIKEYIKSKGCSAKVIAKIEKPEAIENMDSIIEAVDAIMVARGDLGVEMPGEEVPIIQKELVRKCNLAAKPVIVATQMLESMVDNPRATRAEIGDVANAVWDGADAVMLSGESAAGKYPLLAVETMTKTIQQVELHAQKEDLYFKYHTRVTAADYTSEDKDNDNVIMMGCRLARDLDVKAIIGYTTSGYTAVRLSHHRPKAHIFIFTSNQKLLTQLSLYSGVEVFSSERMPTNHEDNLVDAAMNFLVEEGKLEKGDKFINTLSVPLLADNRTNTVRLSVVK, from the coding sequence ATGTACAAAAAAACCAAAATTGTAGCAACCGTAGGCCCAGCCTCAGAAAGTGAAGAGATGTTGCTTAAACTGGCAAACGCCGGAGTAAATGTATTTAGATTAAACTTCTCTCATGGAGACCATAAAGAGCATTTAATTAGATTAGAAAGAATTAGAAAAATCAATAAAGAGCACAATCTTAAGTGTGCAATTCTTCAAGATTTACAAGGTCCTAAAATTAGAGTAGGTGAAATGGAAGGCGGAAACGCTGGAGTAGAACTTATAGAAGGAAACACGTTTATTTTTACTAATGAATCAGTAATAGGTAACGCCGAAAGAGTAAGTACTCCTTATAAAGGCATGTACCAAGATGTGAAAGTGGGTGAGCGTATCCTTATGGATGACGGAAAACTTGAGGTAAAAGTAACTGCAATAGATAAAGACAAGCAAGAAGTAATTACAGAAGTAGTTTACGGAGGCTTACTAAAGCAAAAGAAAGGTGTAAACCTTCCAAACACGAATATCTCTCAGCCATCTGTTACAGATAAAGACTGGAAAGATTTAGAGTTCGGAATTGAGCAGGATGTTGACTGGATAGCTCTTTCTTTTGTAAGAACCGCTAAAGAAATTATTGATATAAAAGAATATATCAAAAGCAAAGGTTGTTCTGCTAAGGTTATTGCCAAAATTGAGAAACCAGAAGCTATTGAGAATATGGATTCTATCATTGAGGCAGTTGACGCCATCATGGTAGCCCGTGGTGACTTGGGTGTTGAAATGCCAGGTGAGGAAGTTCCTATTATCCAAAAAGAACTTGTAAGAAAATGTAACCTAGCCGCTAAGCCAGTTATTGTAGCTACGCAAATGCTAGAAAGTATGGTAGACAACCCTCGTGCTACGAGAGCGGAGATTGGTGATGTAGCCAATGCCGTTTGGGATGGTGCTGATGCCGTTATGCTTAGTGGTGAGTCTGCTGCCGGTAAATACCCTTTACTAGCTGTAGAGACCATGACAAAAACAATACAGCAAGTAGAGCTACATGCTCAAAAAGAAGACCTTTACTTCAAATATCATACAAGAGTTACTGCAGCTGATTACACTTCTGAAGACAAAGATAACGACAACGTTATCATGATGGGATGTAGACTAGCTAGAGACCTTGACGTTAAAGCTATCATCGGTTACACCACTTCTGGCTATACCGCGGTAAGACTTTCTCATCACCGTCCTAAAGCTCATATATTCATCTTCACTTCGAATCAGAAATTACTTACGCAGTTAAGTTTATATTCTGGCGTGGAAGTATTCTCTTCAGAGAGAATGCCAACTAACCATGAAGACAACTTGGTAGATGCAGCAATGAATTTCTTAGTAGAAGAAGGAAAACTAGAAAAAGGTGATAAATTCATTAACACTTTAAGTGTTCCTTTATTAGCAGACAACAGGACGAACACAGTTCGTTTAAGTGTGGTAAAATAA
- a CDS encoding M81 family metallopeptidase — MKLIPISLLLLTLISCNSEQETSAELPKIAIAGLAIESSTFSPAISEEDAFHAKYDDEVFARYPFFEPDSILRSAANWFPTVVGKSIPGGAVSKKAYESLVKKTLDRLKKGMPYDGVFFDIHGAMSVVGLEDPEGDFIIRIREVIGKEPIISTSMDLHGNVSPRLAENTDLITCYRMAPHEDAMDTKRRAVTNLLDRIKSGKGKPKYKAWIPVPILLPGEKTSTRVEPAKSIYAAIDPITKQEGIIDAAIWVGYAWADEPRNHAVVMVTGDDKEKVTQSAEKLAKKFWDARNEFDFVSPVGSLSESLDAAIQSTKHPFLISDSGDNPTAGGAGDVTWTLKEILDRPEFKNADGPNLIYASIPGPELTKIAVKAGVGAEIEALVGAAVDNRYAPPIKLKGTIESIKEGDVNAGVEVVVKVGSVHVIVTEKRKPYHYIKDFTDLNLKPTEADIVVVKIGYLVPELYDIRADWIMALTPGGVNQDLERLDYKRIKRPMFPLDKDMEEPDLSVQFIPSSN; from the coding sequence ATGAAGCTTATACCCATCTCCCTTTTACTATTAACACTTATCTCATGCAATTCTGAGCAGGAAACTTCTGCGGAGTTGCCTAAGATTGCAATCGCTGGTCTGGCCATTGAATCTAGTACTTTCTCACCAGCTATTTCTGAAGAAGATGCTTTTCACGCAAAATACGATGACGAAGTTTTTGCAAGATATCCTTTCTTCGAACCAGACTCCATATTACGAAGTGCCGCAAATTGGTTTCCGACGGTTGTTGGAAAATCTATTCCCGGTGGAGCTGTTAGTAAGAAAGCTTATGAGTCTTTGGTCAAAAAAACTTTAGACAGACTAAAAAAAGGAATGCCTTATGACGGCGTATTCTTTGATATTCATGGAGCCATGAGTGTGGTTGGTCTTGAAGACCCAGAAGGAGATTTCATTATTAGAATAAGAGAAGTTATTGGTAAAGAGCCTATAATTTCAACTTCAATGGATTTGCATGGTAACGTGTCACCAAGGTTAGCGGAAAACACCGACCTTATTACTTGCTACAGAATGGCTCCTCATGAAGATGCCATGGACACTAAAAGAAGAGCTGTCACGAACTTATTGGATAGAATCAAAAGTGGAAAAGGTAAACCAAAATATAAAGCGTGGATTCCTGTTCCAATTTTGTTACCTGGAGAGAAAACAAGCACACGTGTAGAGCCTGCCAAATCTATTTATGCAGCAATAGACCCAATAACTAAACAAGAAGGTATTATAGACGCTGCCATTTGGGTAGGATATGCTTGGGCTGACGAACCACGAAACCACGCTGTAGTGATGGTGACCGGTGACGACAAAGAAAAAGTAACTCAATCTGCTGAAAAGCTGGCAAAAAAGTTTTGGGATGCTAGAAACGAATTTGACTTTGTTTCACCTGTAGGTTCGCTTTCAGAAAGTCTTGATGCTGCTATACAAAGCACTAAACACCCCTTCTTAATAAGTGACTCTGGAGATAATCCTACTGCTGGTGGTGCTGGTGATGTTACATGGACTTTGAAAGAAATTCTTGACAGACCAGAGTTTAAAAATGCTGATGGACCAAACTTAATTTATGCCTCTATCCCAGGTCCAGAACTAACTAAAATTGCTGTAAAAGCTGGAGTTGGTGCAGAAATAGAAGCCTTAGTTGGTGCCGCTGTTGATAATAGATACGCTCCACCTATCAAACTAAAAGGAACTATAGAATCTATCAAAGAAGGAGATGTAAACGCAGGTGTAGAAGTAGTAGTAAAAGTAGGTTCTGTACATGTGATAGTTACCGAAAAAAGAAAACCTTATCACTATATCAAAGACTTTACAGACCTAAACTTAAAACCTACAGAGGCAGATATAGTTGTGGTAAAAATAGGTTACCTAGTACCAGAACTTTATGATATAAGAGCTGACTGGATTATGGCATTAACACCAGGTGGTGTAAACCAAGACCTGGAAAGACTAGATTATAAAAGAATCAAAAGACCAATGTTTCCGCTAGACAAAGACATGGAAGAGCCAGACCTTTCGGTTCAGTTTATTCCTTCTTCAAATTAG
- the udk gene encoding uridine kinase — translation MVDTHRKKPFVIGITGGSASGKTFFLKSLLKDFSEEEVCLISQDNYYRENKHIPRDGNDIENYDLPECIDFETYAGHIKSLIEGETVNHLEYTFNNPDRIPEMLVHKPAPIIVVEGLFVFYEKSLSDQLDIKVFIDAREKIKIKRRIKRDNEVRGYDMDDVLYRWENHVRPTYNKFIKPTRKSADVVINNNDHFDNGLWMLTTFVRSILNQNKD, via the coding sequence ATGGTCGATACGCATCGAAAAAAACCTTTTGTTATAGGAATTACTGGAGGAAGTGCCTCTGGTAAAACTTTTTTCTTAAAGAGTTTATTGAAAGATTTTTCTGAAGAGGAAGTCTGTCTTATCTCCCAGGATAACTATTATAGAGAGAATAAGCATATACCCAGAGATGGCAATGATATTGAGAATTATGACTTGCCAGAGTGTATTGATTTTGAGACCTACGCTGGGCATATTAAAAGTTTAATAGAGGGAGAAACTGTCAATCATCTAGAATATACGTTTAATAATCCCGATAGAATTCCGGAAATGTTGGTGCATAAGCCCGCTCCCATTATAGTGGTAGAAGGGCTTTTTGTTTTTTATGAAAAAAGTCTTTCAGACCAGCTCGACATTAAGGTTTTTATAGACGCCAGAGAGAAAATTAAAATCAAACGTAGGATTAAGAGGGACAATGAAGTTCGTGGTTACGACATGGATGATGTGCTTTACCGCTGGGAAAATCATGTAAGACCAACCTATAATAAGTTTATTAAACCTACTAGGAAATCTGCTGATGTGGTGATAAACAACAATGACCACTTTGATAATGGACTTTGGATGCTTACCACCTTTGTCAGGTCAATTTTAAATCAGAATAAAGACTAA
- a CDS encoding isoaspartyl peptidase/L-asparaginase family protein — protein MKKLVLAFYFILGQLTAQENFALVIHGGAGTITRENLSPEKEKAYQAKLDEALQAGYDELEKGKSAMDAVEKAIQVMERSELFNSGIGAVFTHEGRNELDASMMDGKTLNAGAVAGVSHIKSPIEAARAVMEKSEHVLLAGKGAEEFARLKGLEMVDSSYFFTERRWNSLQRAIKRDSIELDHSDEAPKKSSMNYSVPEDYKFGTVGCVALDKNGNLAAGTSTGGMTNKRWNRVGDSPIIGAGTYANNATCAVSATGHGEYFIRSVVAYDISALMEYKGLSLTEASDEVVMNKLVKMGGSGGVIAIDKAGNVAMPFNTKGMYRGYMKSSGEKLISIYKEEE, from the coding sequence ATGAAAAAATTAGTGTTAGCGTTTTATTTTATTCTTGGTCAGCTTACAGCTCAAGAAAACTTCGCCTTAGTTATTCATGGTGGAGCAGGTACTATTACTAGAGAAAATCTAAGTCCTGAAAAGGAAAAAGCCTATCAGGCTAAATTGGACGAGGCTCTTCAGGCTGGATATGATGAGTTAGAAAAAGGAAAGTCTGCGATGGATGCGGTAGAGAAGGCAATTCAGGTAATGGAAAGGTCAGAATTGTTTAACTCAGGAATAGGAGCGGTATTCACACATGAAGGCCGCAATGAATTAGACGCATCTATGATGGATGGTAAAACATTAAATGCTGGTGCGGTGGCTGGAGTGAGTCATATCAAAAGCCCAATAGAAGCTGCTAGGGCGGTAATGGAAAAGTCTGAACATGTTCTATTAGCAGGGAAAGGAGCAGAGGAGTTTGCTAGACTTAAGGGCTTAGAAATGGTAGATAGCAGCTATTTCTTTACGGAGAGAAGGTGGAACTCTTTACAGCGAGCTATAAAAAGAGATTCTATAGAACTTGACCATTCTGACGAAGCTCCAAAGAAGTCGTCTATGAATTATAGTGTTCCTGAAGATTATAAATTTGGTACGGTTGGCTGTGTTGCTTTGGATAAAAATGGGAATTTGGCCGCTGGAACGTCAACAGGAGGAATGACAAATAAAAGGTGGAATAGGGTAGGAGATAGCCCTATTATAGGAGCGGGTACCTATGCAAACAATGCTACCTGTGCTGTTTCGGCTACAGGTCACGGAGAGTATTTTATTCGCTCGGTAGTAGCATATGATATTTCTGCCTTGATGGAATATAAAGGCCTGTCACTAACTGAAGCTTCTGATGAGGTGGTGATGAACAAACTTGTGAAGATGGGTGGCTCTGGTGGAGTGATAGCTATTGACAAGGCAGGAAACGTAGCAATGCCTTTTAATACCAAAGGAATGTATCGTGGTTATATGAAATCAAGTGGCGAAAAATTGATATCTATCTATAAAGAAGAGGAGTGA
- a CDS encoding SDR family NAD(P)-dependent oxidoreductase, translated as MQNIQENNLKEISVSILGCGWLGLPLAVSFVQKKWNVLGSTTSKEKIEKLKEKGIKAFLIDLDNDIFQSQFFKTDYMIVCFPPRLKKNGDSSFLEQIEKVCSQLSVNKNIKVIFTSSTSVYPTENRSMKETDADSSHALYKAEQMLAKSVNERLTVLRLSGLMGYGRIPCKYFSGKKKLTNGETPVNYVFRDDVINVIEAVIEADLFNQTLNVTAAKHPNRKEVLENCSERTEYIKPEFIQPDQVVPFKIIDGEKLNGLLNYKFKYPNPINFPY; from the coding sequence ATGCAAAATATCCAAGAAAACAATTTAAAAGAAATTTCTGTCTCCATTTTAGGTTGTGGTTGGCTAGGACTACCACTTGCTGTAAGTTTTGTCCAAAAAAAATGGAATGTACTTGGGAGTACTACTTCAAAAGAGAAGATTGAAAAACTGAAAGAGAAAGGTATAAAAGCATTTCTAATCGACCTCGATAATGACATATTCCAAAGTCAATTCTTCAAAACTGACTACATGATTGTCTGCTTTCCGCCAAGGCTCAAAAAAAATGGAGACTCCAGCTTTCTTGAGCAAATAGAGAAAGTATGTTCCCAGCTGAGCGTTAATAAAAATATCAAAGTAATTTTCACCAGCAGCACATCTGTTTATCCTACGGAAAATAGGTCAATGAAAGAAACAGATGCCGATAGCTCTCACGCTCTATATAAGGCAGAACAAATGTTAGCGAAAAGCGTCAATGAAAGATTGACCGTTTTAAGATTAAGCGGGCTTATGGGTTATGGCAGAATTCCTTGTAAGTATTTCTCAGGAAAAAAAAAATTGACCAATGGGGAAACTCCCGTCAACTATGTTTTCAGAGATGATGTTATTAATGTTATTGAAGCAGTAATAGAAGCAGACCTTTTCAATCAAACTTTAAACGTTACCGCAGCCAAACACCCAAACAGAAAGGAAGTTTTAGAAAACTGTTCAGAAAGAACGGAATATATAAAACCCGAATTTATTCAACCCGACCAAGTAGTCCCTTTTAAAATAATTGATGGGGAAAAATTAAATGGCCTATTGAATTACAAATTCAAATACCCTAACCCTATTAACTTTCCTTACTAA